ACCTACCCGTCAAAACCAAATTGACAGTCACTTCGGACATTGCGAATATTTTACTGTATTCACTGTGGACGATAGCCGCAAAGAAATTATTGGGCAAGATCTTGTGGGCTCCCCTGAAGGCTGCGGCTGTAAATCCAATATTGCCGCTGTCCTTGCGGAAATGGGCGTCTCTCTCATGCTTGCTGGTAATATGGGTGACGGTGCCGTCAACGTATTGAACAGTGTCGGAATCGAGGTTATGAGAGGCTGCTCCGGAAATGTCAGAGAAGTTGCTCTGAGCTGGCTCAGCGGTACCTTATCTGATTCCGGAGAAAGCTGCCACGAACACGAACATGGTCATGAATGTCATCACTAATGATGTTGTCTGAAAACTG
This genomic window from Clostridiales bacterium contains:
- a CDS encoding dinitrogenase iron-molybdenum cofactor biosynthesis protein: MKLALPTRQNQIDSHFGHCEYFTVFTVDDSRKEIIGQDLVGSPEGCGCKSNIAAVLAEMGVSLMLAGNMGDGAVNVLNSVGIEVMRGCSGNVREVALSWLSGTLSDSGESCHEHEHGHECHH